GAGCGAACGAAAGGAGAGGCTTTGGTTGAGTTTTTATCTTATCTTGGTAAGAGAAAAATGGATTTCGAAGGAAAATTTTATCGCTAAAATATATATAAAATATATATAGGAGATAATCAATGAAAGATAACAAAACTTTTTCCATTCCAGAATGGATCATTTATCCTGCTGTGGGTATTTTTGTTTTCGGTTTGATCGTAGGTGCATTTGGCACACTTTTTTCAAGCAAAGATGTATCTTTGAAATATAAAGAGGAAGCTGGTGTTTATATCGTGAAAGCCAAGTTTGATATGGTTGTTCCTCAACGAACGGAAGCTGTCATTGCGCAAGGGAAAATTCTCTATGAGCAAGCCTGCGCTGCATGTCATTTGGCAGACATGAAAGGAGCTGTCGGACCTAATTTGATTGATAATGAATGGAGAAATCCACCTGCTAAAGAAACCCATCTATTCAAATTAGTCTGGAATGGTATACCCAATGGAAATCCCCCCATGCCTGCAAAAGGAGGACGATTGGATTTTACATCAGAACAAATTTGGAGTATTCTGTATTACATTTCTTCTAAAAATCCAAAGATTGAAAGAGATGCAGTCCCCACTCAATAAGGGGACCTTTTATTTTAATATAGCATCCAAAACACTATCAACACTTTCTTTTTTTATCAACGATTTAACGTAAAAACGAAAAGCACAATTGGAATAAGTAGGGAAATAGATGTTTCTTTCAAACATTCCTGTAATATCCCAGCGAAATTTAGAAAACTCATCTAAGTTATTTTCAAAGATGATAGGGAAGGCATTCCATAAAATAAACTCAATCGAATCAGATGCATTAAATACTTTGAACTTCAAGTGTTTATGACTAAAAATTTCAGGATTATTGATTCGAACGCTTTTCAAAACAAAATAAAGCTCAGGATTACCATTACCAAAAGGTTCTAAAAGACGAATATCGTTTAATAGTTCCTCTCCTAATTGGTCTGGTCTGATACTAAGTTCAAAGTAGTTTTTATAACCTTGCTTTTTTTCTAAATGAAGTCCAGGATAATAATTTTGAGTTAACGTTTTTAGCCGTTCTTTTAACTTTGGGATGTTTTCATAGGTGATGGTAAAACCCACGGCATCGGCATGACCACCAATGTCAACAAACAAATTCTTAAGGGGTAGAAGCATTTCTAAAACATTCACACCATTCCATGATCGAACTGAACCTTTTGCGAATTCTCCATCAGGATTGATCCAAATCGCTGGTTTTTTATATTTTTCTGCCAGTCGAGTCGCCAAGATACCCGAGACACCTGGTTCTAATTCGTGATGATAGAATAAAACAAAACCGACTTCTTCTTGGAGTTCATTATGAGAATTCTCTAAAATCTCTAAATTTTTCTTCGTTCTTTCTTTTCTTTGTTGATTGAATTGAATGAGAACTTGTGTTTTTTCTAATGCCGACAATATATTTTTTTCTAAAAGAATTTCAACGGCTTTTTCGGTTTCTCCTATTCTTCCTGCTGCGTTGAGAACCGGCACAATACTCCAATTCATATCTTTTGATGACAGTGCTTCTAGGTTGATTCCTAATCCTTGAGCTAATCCTACGAGTCCTTCTAAAAAGGTTGGTTTGTAATCAAGTAATCCCAAGCCGGCTTTTACGATGGTTCGGTTTTCTCCGATGAGGGGAACTTGATCGGCAATCATCCCAATCGCTGCTAAAGTTGAATATTTCAAAAAGACATTTAAGATTTCTTTTCGTAGCTCGATGGATAAACAAGTGAGGTATTTTCCGAACTCAAGGGGTTTATCGAAAAATAGGTCTTCTAAGTCATCACGAAGAACTTCGGGAAAATATTGAGAAATCTCAGAAATTCTATATTTAGTGTATTTTTTGATGGGTTGATGATGAAAATCTTTGATTTCATTTAGGCTTGAGAACTTCCCTAAAAAGAATCCATTTTGATAGGCATGAAAGAAGTTTTTATACTGGAAAACAAGAATCCTTTCGAGAGCTGATGCCTTGTATAACTCAAAAAATAAAATGAACTTTAAGCTTAGACCAGAAGTGGAAATCTTATTTTCGTTTTCTAAAACTACTTTTGAAAGATGGGGATTAATAAAAGCAATCTGTTCTAAGACCTTATCAGGAACTGTGATTTGTGGAATATGATGATCAATAATGATTACATCAATATGATTTTCGATCAGCTTTTGGACTACATGTAAGTGAGAACTCCCCATGTCCAAAAAAATCACCAAATCAGGTTTGAATTCTTCAATCAGAGAAATCGTTTTTACGGAGATGCCATAAACATCACTATCTTTTGAATTCTTATAGACAATATCTAAATGTGGATACTGTGATTTAAGATAGTCATAAATCATGGCTGTCGAAGTCACGCCGTCAACGTCCCGATCCCCAAAAATGAAAATTTTTTTATTATGCGAAATTGCGTGATTTAGCTTTATGAATCCTTTTTCGATGTCTGGTAAGTACAAAGGACTATATATCAAAAGTCTTTGGGAAAAAAAATCATGGCTATGTAGGTGCTGATACTCAGGAATCAGAAATAAATCTTTTAGTATCTTGAGTTTTGCAAAGGACATATTCCTTAATAAATTTCTGAAGAGATGTTGAAAAGAAAAAATCTATGAAAATAAGAATTTTTGTATTTTTAGCGGCGCAGGGATTCGAACCCCGGACACGCGGATTATGATTCCGCTGCTCTAACCAACTGAGCTACGCCGCCCAGTAAAAAAAATGGCGCGGGTAGGAATTGAACCTACGACCTTCGGGTTATGAGCCCGACGAGCTACCACTGCTCTACCGCGCGATCTTAGTTAAGACATAAAATCGATCATTCGAATCCTGTCAACTCAAAATTTCATTTATTCACATTCAGAATTAAAGATTAATTTATAAATTCATGAAGGATCAATCCACTTGCCTGATTCTTGAATCAATCTTACTAATTCGAGTGGAGCTTCTTCTTCTGGGACGTTTCTTTTGATCAGCTCTTTTCCCCGGTATAAATTTACTTTTCCCGGAGATGCTCCAACATAACCGAAATCAGCGTCTGCCATTTCTCCCAAACCATTGACGATACAGCCCATGATCGCAATCTTAACTCCTTTGAGATGTTGTGTGAGTTCCTTGATGCGTTGGGTCGTGATTTGTAAATCAAACAAAGTTCTGCCACAAGACGGACAACTAATGAAATCAGCTCTTGATAAACGTAATCGTGTAATTTGAAGAACATCCGTACCAAAAACAAAGCTATCCTCCATACGATCACTTTCTACCCAAAGAATATCCCCTATGCTTGAGTAAATTGAACCTGCACCTAAAATCCCTATGTATGCAATCAAATCATCTTCACTGAGGTTTCTGTATTTCGTAATATTCAGCTTGAGTAGGACGGGAGGTGGTTCACGAAGTTCAGTTCGTAAAAAACGATACCAACGAATCAAATCGATTTCAAAAGAAGACTCAAACGAAATCACAACAGAATATCTTTCGGATATAGATTGAACGTGCATGAAGGTCCTTCTTATGACATCAAGAGATGGAAAATCTCTAAATAAAACATTCAAAATCAAAATGTGTTTTTTCTCAAAAAGAGAGAAAATCTCGAAATGATCATCAAACGAAAAATCCTTGAGGTAAAAACCACATTCCTCGAACTCAGCTATAATTTTTTTGATGTAATCTTTGTCGTGAACTGAAACTTCAAAAATGGGAGTAATTTTGAGATTAAAGTTGAAATTATTTATAAAATTTTTATAATTCTCGAATTCTTCTTTCTTCAAGATAAAATAATCTGGGGGATTCAAAGTGAGGTTTTTGATGAATTCTTCATTTAGTTCAGTGGAATGGAAGTTGATAGCCCATTTCACTTGGTATTGAGAACCAATCTGTGGGATTTCGTAGTTTTTGCTCGTCCTCTTGATTTCGTAAGGTTGGTGAATACTGAGGTTAGGATAATCTTTCAAAGTTTCATATAAAAGTTGATTCTGTTTTTTTATGTTTTCTACGCTTTGAATGATAGCTTTAGCAACAGGGATTTCTTCGATGGGGTCTTCTGTTAAAGAAACTCTGATGGTATCTCCAATTCCTTCTAAAAGTAAAAGCCCGATGCCTGCTGCGGATTTGAGCCTTCCGTCTTTGCCATCTCCTGCTTCTGTTACTCCCAGATGAATGGGATAATTCATGGACTCTTTGAGAAATCTTTCTATCAGCATTTTATAGGCTTGAATCATGATAAAGGGATTAGAAGCCTTCATAGAAACCACAATCTCATGGAAATCATAGTATTCTGCGATCTTGATATATTCGATCACAGACTCTACCATACCTTCAGGAGTATCTCCAAAACGGTTCATGATTCGATCCGACAATGAACCATGATTACATCCTATTCTTAGGGATTTTCCTTGTTCTTTAAGTTTGAGGATCAACGGTTTGAAGGCATGATGGATTTTTTCTATTTCTTTTTCGTATTCCTCGTCAGTATATTCTTTTTTTTCGAAGGTTTTTGTATCGACAAAGTTGCCTGGATTGATTCTTACTTTGTCGGCGTAATCTGCGGCTATCAACGCCGTTTGAGGAGAAAAATGAACATCAGCAACAATAGGACCATCATAACCATCTTGTAGAAGTTTTTCTTTTATTTCTTTCAAAGCCTTTGCTTCTTTGGGGTTTTTAGTGGTGATTCGAACAATTTCACATCCAGCTTCAAATAACTTCTTGGTTTGAAAAACCGTAGCTTCAATATCCAAAGTGGGAGTAGTAGTCATAGATTGCACACGTATAGGTTCATCACCTCCAAGATAGACTTTCCCGACTCGAACTTTTCTTGTGGGAAATCTTTGATACACAAATGGATGATCGAAGTATTTCCCTTGGTAATTTATGTTTTTTGAGGAAAGAACAATCTCTTTGATGTGGCTATTGATATCAATTAGAGAAGTATTTTTCATAAAGTCAAAAAAGAAAACCTTTTGACAATGAAAACATTTTTTACAATATGATGCATGTTTAGTCTCTATAACAACAATCCTGGCTTGGAGCCATTTGACTTAACGACTTATCAAGGAATAAAAAACCGAAACTACCTTTTAGAAGATAGAATCTTAAAGCGTATCCTTTTAAGGTTTTTCATAGAAAATCAGTATTCTCCGGACTATATAATTGCAGTTTGGAAGCATATTTATGGATTTGGAGAAATCGCAGGCTCGGAGTTACAACATTTAGTTGAAATAGCCCACAGAGAAGAAAACATTGGAAAGATTAATGCATTCAACAGAAGCGGTGATGTAATTAACGAAATTGAATATTCATACGAACAAAATCTGATACGTAAAATCACTTTCGATTGGGGATTACTCAATCTAGATCAACACGATGATTGGAAACATCCTTTTCGTTTATTTCATAAAATGTCGTTGGCGTATATATCCAATATGAATGGTGAAGCTGGGGTCAACTGTCCCATAGCAATGACAGATGGAATGATTCAAGCCCTTAAATCGTTGGGAACCCCATCCCAGAAAAAACGATATTTATCCATGATAACTTCTCCAAATACAAAAAGTTATTTTATGTGTGGGCAATACATCACGGAGCGAGTTGGGGGATCAAATGTTGGAGCGAATCGAACCATTGCTAAAAAAATTGAAGAAGCAACAACAGAGGAACCTGCCAAATATATTTTGGTTGGGGAGAAGTGGTTCTGTTCAAACCCTGGTGATTTGTGGGTCACTACCGCAAAAATCGAAGGAACAAATATCATTGGATTATTTTTGATCCCAAAAATCAAGCCTGATGGTTACTACAATAATTTCTTCTATACAAGAAAAAAAGAAATCATGGGAACAAAAGGAAAATTAACCGTAGAAACGATCTATCAGGAAACATACGCAGAAGAATTAGGAAAACCAAAGTATGGTTTATATCATTTAATCAAGTATATCATCAATGTATCTCGTTTGCATGTGGCAATCGCAGCAAGTGGTATGAGTCAGCGAGCCCTGATGGAAACATACAGCTATATCACACACAGAAGAGCTTATGGAAAAAGGATAATTGATTTTTCTCAATCAAAAGGGGAGTATCTAAAAATGCTCTTAAAACACATCACAGTTACTTTGGCAAACTTTTATAATTTTGAGTTCATAGAAAAAGAAGAAAATGATAGCTTGTCAGAACTCCTAACACCTTTATTAAAATATATTTCAACGATTACCTCAACAGCTATCATCAGGCAAGCAATTTTATTTCATGGTGGTAATGGAATTCTTTTGGATTTTAGTTGCCTTCCGCGATTATTAATGGACTCAATCGTGAATGAAACTTGGGAGGGAACTCATCCCGTCATACAAGAGCATGTCATAAGAGCTCTGAAAAAACGAAAAATACAAGAAAGATTAGAAGATGAATTTTTGAAAGTTTCATGGTGGAAATTTCCTCTCAAGAGCGATGAATATGAAAACTACAAAAAGACTTTTTTTA
The genomic region above belongs to Leptospiraceae bacterium and contains:
- a CDS encoding cytochrome c — its product is MKDNKTFSIPEWIIYPAVGIFVFGLIVGAFGTLFSSKDVSLKYKEEAGVYIVKAKFDMVVPQRTEAVIAQGKILYEQACAACHLADMKGAVGPNLIDNEWRNPPAKETHLFKLVWNGIPNGNPPMPAKGGRLDFTSEQIWSILYYISSKNPKIERDAVPTQ
- a CDS encoding DHH family phosphoesterase, whose product is MSFAKLKILKDLFLIPEYQHLHSHDFFSQRLLIYSPLYLPDIEKGFIKLNHAISHNKKIFIFGDRDVDGVTSTAMIYDYLKSQYPHLDIVYKNSKDSDVYGISVKTISLIEEFKPDLVIFLDMGSSHLHVVQKLIENHIDVIIIDHHIPQITVPDKVLEQIAFINPHLSKVVLENENKISTSGLSLKFILFFELYKASALERILVFQYKNFFHAYQNGFFLGKFSSLNEIKDFHHQPIKKYTKYRISEISQYFPEVLRDDLEDLFFDKPLEFGKYLTCLSIELRKEILNVFLKYSTLAAIGMIADQVPLIGENRTIVKAGLGLLDYKPTFLEGLVGLAQGLGINLEALSSKDMNWSIVPVLNAAGRIGETEKAVEILLEKNILSALEKTQVLIQFNQQRKERTKKNLEILENSHNELQEEVGFVLFYHHELEPGVSGILATRLAEKYKKPAIWINPDGEFAKGSVRSWNGVNVLEMLLPLKNLFVDIGGHADAVGFTITYENIPKLKERLKTLTQNYYPGLHLEKKQGYKNYFELSIRPDQLGEELLNDIRLLEPFGNGNPELYFVLKSVRINNPEIFSHKHLKFKVFNASDSIEFILWNAFPIIFENNLDEFSKFRWDITGMFERNIYFPTYSNCAFRFYVKSLIKKESVDSVLDAILK
- the ispG gene encoding (E)-4-hydroxy-3-methylbut-2-enyl-diphosphate synthase codes for the protein MKNTSLIDINSHIKEIVLSSKNINYQGKYFDHPFVYQRFPTRKVRVGKVYLGGDEPIRVQSMTTTPTLDIEATVFQTKKLFEAGCEIVRITTKNPKEAKALKEIKEKLLQDGYDGPIVADVHFSPQTALIAADYADKVRINPGNFVDTKTFEKKEYTDEEYEKEIEKIHHAFKPLILKLKEQGKSLRIGCNHGSLSDRIMNRFGDTPEGMVESVIEYIKIAEYYDFHEIVVSMKASNPFIMIQAYKMLIERFLKESMNYPIHLGVTEAGDGKDGRLKSAAGIGLLLLEGIGDTIRVSLTEDPIEEIPVAKAIIQSVENIKKQNQLLYETLKDYPNLSIHQPYEIKRTSKNYEIPQIGSQYQVKWAINFHSTELNEEFIKNLTLNPPDYFILKKEEFENYKNFINNFNFNLKITPIFEVSVHDKDYIKKIIAEFEECGFYLKDFSFDDHFEIFSLFEKKHILILNVLFRDFPSLDVIRRTFMHVQSISERYSVVISFESSFEIDLIRWYRFLRTELREPPPVLLKLNITKYRNLSEDDLIAYIGILGAGSIYSSIGDILWVESDRMEDSFVFGTDVLQITRLRLSRADFISCPSCGRTLFDLQITTQRIKELTQHLKGVKIAIMGCIVNGLGEMADADFGYVGASPGKVNLYRGKELIKRNVPEEEAPLELVRLIQESGKWIDPS
- a CDS encoding acyl-CoA dehydrogenase family protein; translated protein: MFSLYNNNPGLEPFDLTTYQGIKNRNYLLEDRILKRILLRFFIENQYSPDYIIAVWKHIYGFGEIAGSELQHLVEIAHREENIGKINAFNRSGDVINEIEYSYEQNLIRKITFDWGLLNLDQHDDWKHPFRLFHKMSLAYISNMNGEAGVNCPIAMTDGMIQALKSLGTPSQKKRYLSMITSPNTKSYFMCGQYITERVGGSNVGANRTIAKKIEEATTEEPAKYILVGEKWFCSNPGDLWVTTAKIEGTNIIGLFLIPKIKPDGYYNNFFYTRKKEIMGTKGKLTVETIYQETYAEELGKPKYGLYHLIKYIINVSRLHVAIAASGMSQRALMETYSYITHRRAYGKRIIDFSQSKGEYLKMLLKHITVTLANFYNFEFIEKEENDSLSELLTPLLKYISTITSTAIIRQAILFHGGNGILLDFSCLPRLLMDSIVNETWEGTHPVIQEHVIRALKKRKIQERLEDEFLKVSWWKFPLKSDEYENYKKTFFTLWEGFKQEWNQIEKDEELLQANKPVIVANLFYIIGFYLLLRECNFMIPENLYFDGLHAFFGESKNSIENLNKNLFSDFREKIENENLKFFYLLKFYNELRFLFQQEYVFMNFKDSDWGLLSEVISYFSMRNKN